Proteins from a genomic interval of Arachis hypogaea cultivar Tifrunner chromosome 10, arahy.Tifrunner.gnm2.J5K5, whole genome shotgun sequence:
- the LOC112718417 gene encoding uncharacterized protein, producing MRDPGKRPQIWNYPINQQDEIRRAYIKFGPYQFIMDEYPLSGLESHPRRFKAHWFKSFSWLEYSPEVDAAFCLSCYLFSRKSSPFTSGGFRNWKKVNNGKDCAFLSHVGKSLNSPHNIAVKSCKDLLNQLCHIDKVLAKQSSQQVLSNRLRLKASIDTVKWLTFQACAFRGHDESHESQNRGNFLEMLKLLASYNKEVDAVVLDNAPQNAIYTSPSIQKEILHVFARKVQNEIRNEIGNAKFCLIVDEARDESRREQMAVVVRFVDKHGFVKERLIDVVHVKDTTSATLKQEICSALSHHNLNIQNVRGQGYDGASNMRGEWKGLQALIIQECPYAYYVHCFAHQLQLALVAAAKEVVDVHAFFQSLSNIINVVCSSCKRNDELRSAYATEISYLVATNQIETGRGANQIGTLKRSGDTRWSSHFNSICSLLRMFGATTSVLEDLATNGSTYSQRGDATYALKSLLSFDFVFILHMMKEIMGITDKLCQALQQKSQDILNAMHLVSSTKSLIQQLRDSSWGALLEKVSSFCNDHAIQIPDMGASFSDIIRSRRKKDVVTVEHHYRVDIFTSVIDFQLKELNSRFSEQATELLILSTSLDPKDAFKLFSVCNICNLKENNEGMLMGSPSSSARGNKGAFLVVAKGHVPPSGPSHRGHATPHVARHVNNTIP from the exons ATGCGTGATCCCGGAAAGCGTCCGCAAATTTGGAATTATCCTATCAATCAACAAGATGAAATCCGTAGAGCATACATAAAGTTTGGACCATATCAATTTATTATGGATGAGTACCCTCTTTCTGGTCTAGAAAGTCATCCTCGTCGTTTCAAAGCTCATTGGTTTAAGAGTTTTTCTTGGCTAGAATATTCGCCAGAAGTGGATGCTGCATTTTGTCTTTCATGCTATTTATTTTCTAGAAAATCAAGTCCATTCACATCAGGAGGATTTCGCAATtggaaaaaagtgaataatggaaaggATTGTGCATTTTTATCTCATGTGGGTAAATCTCTTAATTCTCCTCATAATATTGCTGTTAAGTCTTGTAAAGATTTGCTTAATCAATTATGTCACATTGACAAAGTATTGGCTAAGCAAAGCTCACAACAAGTTTTAAGCAATAGATTGCGTCTTAAAGCCTCTATTGATACTGTCAAATGGTTAACGTTTCAAGCTTGTGCTTTTAGGGGACATGACGAGAGTCATGAGTCTCAGAATCGAGGAAATTTTCttgaaatgttaaaattattagctTCTTACAATAAAGAAGTGGATGCAGTTGTTTTGGATAATGCTCCTCAAAATGCAATATACACATCACCTTCTATTCAAAAGGAAATTCTACATGTTTTTGCTAGAAAGGTGCAAAATGAAATTCGCAATGAGATTGGTAATGCAAAgttttgtttgattgttgatgaaGCTAGAGATGAATCTAGAAGAGAACAAATGGCAGTTGTTGTTAGATTTGTTGATAAGCATGGATTTGTCAAAGAAAGGCTAATAGATGTTGTTCATGTCAAAGATACTACTTCTGCTACTCTAAAACAAGAGATTTGTTCTGCATTATCTCATCACAATCTCAACATTCAAAATGTTCGAGGTCAAGGGTATGACGGAGCTAGTAATATGCGTGGAGAGTGGAAAGGGTTACAAGCTTTAATTATTCAAGAATGTCCTTATGCATATTATGTTCATTGCTTTGCTCATCAATTACAGCTAGCTCTTGTTGCTGCGGCTAAAGAAGTTGTTGATGTTCATGCTTTTTTCCAAAGTTTGAGTAATATTATCAATGTTGTGTGCTCTTCTTGCAAACGCAATGATGAATTACGATCTGCTTATGCAACTGAAATTTCCTATTTAGTTGCAACTAATCAAATTGaaacaggaagaggagcaaaTCAAATTGGCACATTAAAAAGATCAGGAGATACCAGGTGGAGCTCTCACTTCAACTCAATTTGTAGCCTTTTACGTATGTTTGGAGCAACAACTTCAGTTCTGGAAGATTTGGCTACTAATGGATCTACATATTCTCAACGTGGTGATGCTACTTATGCTCTTAAatctttattatcatttgattttgttttcattttgcatATGATGAAAGAAATCATGGGAATCACTGATAAACTTTGTCAAGCATTGCAACAAAAATCTCAAGACATTTTGAATGCTATGCATCTGGTTTCTAGTACAAAGTCATTGATTCAACAGTTAAGAGATAGTAGTTGGGGAGCACTTTTGGAGAAAGTTAGTTCTTTCTGCAATGATCATGCTATTCAGATACCTGATATGGGTGCTTCTTTTAGTGACATAATTCGGTCTCGTCGTAAAAAGGATGTTGTCACTGTTGAACACCACTATCGTGTTGACATTTTTACTAGCGTGATAGATTTTCAATTGAAAGAGCTAAATAGTAGATTTAGTGAGCAAGCAACCGAGCTCCTCATACTGAGTACATCTCTAGATCCTAAAGATGCTTTCAAGTTATTCAGTGTTTGCAACATATGCAATCTT AAAGAAAATAATGAGGGAATGCTAATGGGttcaccatcatcatcagcaAGAGGTAATAAAGGTGCATTTCTTGTTGTAGCGAAGGGCCATGTCCCTCCATCAGGACCAAGCCATAGAGGCCATGCTACACCGCACGTGGCACGCCATGTTAATAATACAATCCCTTGA